The Luteolibacter arcticus genome includes the window TTGCGATTTTTCGAACTCATGAAGAAGTGAAGGATAAACGCCGCACAGCGCGGAATTCGTTTGTTGGCGGCACAAGAGCACCGAATGGCCGGCGATTCCAGCGCCATTCCCTGGCCGGATTCCACTCAAGGCACCCCCTATCCCTTCGGCGTGATCCCCGGGGGGTGCACGATGATCCGGGCCTCCGGATTGTCCCGCAGGTAGGCGAACGCCCAGCCGAGCAGCACCGACAGGCGGTTGCGGAAGCCGATCAGGAACGCGATGTGGATGAAAAGCCAGGCGCACCAGGCGAGGAAGCCGCGCATCCGCATCTTGCCGGCCTTCACCACGGCGTGATTCTTGCCGATGATGGCCATGAATCCCTTGTCGTAGTAGTAAAACTGGTCCCTTGGTCGGCCGTCGGCCTGCGCTTTCAGCAGCTTCGCGATGTGGCGGCCCATCTGCGTGGCGGCGGGGGCGAGGCCGGGGACGGGTTTGTCGTCGCCGTCATTCATCCGCACCAGGTCACCTGCCACGAAAACATGCGGCAGCCCGGGCAGCGACAGGTCGGGATTCGGGGTCACTCGCCCGGCCCGGTCGGCCAGCGGCACGCCAAGCATGGCGGTCAGCGGGTTCGCCTCGACGCCCGCGGCCCAGATGATCGCCTCCGACTCAAGCTGGGTGCCATCGGTGAAATGCAGGCGTCCGTGCTGCACGTCATCGACCCGCATTCCGGTCCAGACTTCCACTCCCAGCGTTTTCAAGCGCTGGCGGGCGTATTCGCTCTGGTCCTCGTCGAAGGCCTCCAGCACCCGCGCCGAGCCTTCGATCAAGATCACGCGCAGCGTTGAGGTGTCGATCCGGCGGAAATTCGACTTCAGCGAGCGGTGGACTAAGTCCGCAAAGGCGCCCGCCAACTCCACCCCGGTAGGTCCACCACCGACGATAGCCACGGTCATCAGACGCTTGCGCTCGACCTCGTCGGTGCTCAGTTCGGCGCGCTCCAGATTCGATAGCACGGTGCGCCGGACCGCCTGGGCATCAGCCAGCGATTTCAAACCGAGCGTGTGCTGCGCCCATTCCTTTTTCCCGAAGAACGAGGTCTGCGCGCCGGCGGCAAGCAGCAGGTAGTCGAACTCATAATGCGTGCCCGAGCTGCCCGCGGCAGTCTTTGCCACCGTATCGAGCGCGGTGATCTCGTCCATCAGCACCGTCACATTCGGCGCGTCGGCCAGGATCTGGCGGATCGAGCGGGCAATATCCGGCGCGGCCAGCGACGCGGTCGCCACCTGATAAAGCAGCGGCTGGAACAGGTGGTGATTGGTCCGGTCCACCAGCGTCACGGAGAAGCGGGAATCGCCGGCCAGCGTGCGTGCGCATTCGAGGCCTGCGAAGCCTCCCCCGATGATCAATACCCGGCTTACCTCCTTGTTCGTGGCTGCCATGCCACGAAGTTCGCAGCTTCCCGCCGGATTGCAATGGGAGCTTGTGAAAAATTTCACAAGCTCGTATCCAACTTTACATCAACAACTTTCGATCAAACTCTATCTGCCATTGGGCACCAATGCCTGCCACTCTCCGCTGAGCAGTTCGGTCAGGCTGACGACACCCCGCACCCCGTCCCGCGAAGATTCCCCGGAGGGAGTGACCTGCGCGACGACCAATCCGGCGGCTAAGGCGGCGGCGACGCCATGGCGGCTGTCTTCAATCGCCAGGCAGCGCGTGGGGCCGATTCCCAAGCGTCGGCAGGCGAGGAGGTAGAGGTCCGGCGCAGGCTTGCCCGCGACCACCTCATCTCCGGCGGCACGAATGGTGAAGTAGCGGGCCAGTCCCGAAGCATGGAGGCAGAGGTCGATGTCCTCCCGGTCGCTGGAACTGGCGAGAGCGACCGGCACTCCGGCTTCCAAAAGCTCTTCAAGGAGCCCCGTGACACCCGGCAAGGGTGTGGGTGGCTCCTCATGGATGAGAACGCGCCATTCCTCCCGCCAACCCGCGCGGAAGCCCGCCAGGTCGAATCCCGACGGGGCCTTGGCCGCGAGGTAGTCCTCGATGTCATCATTCGAGCGCCCGATGAGCTCGCGGAAATACTCCTCCGTCGTCAGCTCGCCGCCTTGGCGGGCGAAGGCCTGCCGGTAGGCCCGGCAATAAACCGGCTCCGTGTCGAAGAGCGTGCCGTCCATGTCGAAGACCACGGCCCGCTCCGCGACATGGGTGGCGGGGGCGTCCGAGGCGGCGCGAAAATCGCTCGGTCGCTGGCCGGTCTCCGCCAGGAAAAAGCGGCTCAGCTCGTGGGCGGAACCGAATTGCATGCGGCGCGCGATTTCCGCCAGCGTCAGCGACGGATCGCCTAACAAGTGCTTCAGATGCCGCACCCGCACCCGTTGGATTTCCTCCTTGGGCCCATGACCGAGGGCAGCAGCGAAGCGCTCCTTGATGGTGGTCATGGAAAGCGAGGTGAGATCGGCGAGCTCAGCCACGCGGACCGCCTCGTGTGGTGCCCGCAAGCGGATATGGCGGACCAGTTCGCGGATCTCCGGATCGGTAATAGCCAGCATATCACTGGATTCGCGCGGCACCACCCGGCCGACCGGAACAATCCGCGCACCGGGCTCGACGGTCTCTCCCACCATCTGTCGCCGCAGGAGCTCCGCCGCCTGCCGACCGATCTCGCGCGCCGGGTGCTCGATGCTGCTGAGCGCCGGAAAGGTCGCGAAGCAGTAGTTGGGATCGTCGCCATAGCCGATCACCGCGAGCTGCTCCGGCACCTGCCGGCCTAGCATATCCGCCGCGCGCAGCACCACGGCAGCAAGCGAGTCATCGGCGACGAAAAGGCCAGAGGGTTGCGGCAGGCTTTCGAGAAACGCCATGACCTCGGTCTGCACCTCGCGCCAGCCGTGCGACTCCCACAGCGGACGCCCGCGCAAGTAGTGGACCACCGGCTCGTGCTGATACTCCAGCAAGCCGGCGCGGAATCCTTTCAGACGTTGCCGGGCATAGACCCGCAGGCCGGGCGCGAACTGCTCCTCACGGTAAAACGTTTCGCCGCGGGCTAGGAAAGCGAAGTGCGCCAACTGGCACTCGATGAGATGGCGCGCCGCGAGACGGCCGATCTCGGGATTGTCCGGCACCACCCGCGGGTAGCCGAGATCCGGCCCTTCGGTGCTGGTCAGCACCACCGCCATTCCCCGCTCACGGTAGCTGGCGAGCTCGCGTTCGGTGGCGCGGAAAAGGATCAACCCGTCGCCCCGCCAATCCTTGTCGATCTTCACCGCCTCCATCTCGCCGAACGAGTCGTTCTCGGTGATCAACCGCCACGATTCATGGCCCCGCATGAAATCCACCACGCCGCCGATGGTGCCCGGCCCGACCGCCGACCATTGGGGGAAGCGAACTCCTACGAGGTGTCTTGAAGTGGGAAACATCGGATTGGACTGCTAGCGCATCGTAGCCGCGGCGCGATCCAGTCGTCCATTGGATCCTCACAGCGGGAAGTCGCTCCCGCTCCGATAGCAGACGGCCACCGCAAAAGTCACGCCGACGGCGAAAATGTCCCCTCCGCCGCCGAAAGTGCCACTCCCTGACACACCCCCATCGGAACTCGCCAGCTCAGTATCCCAGCTCCCGGCCGAGTGGACTGTCCAATGGCACACCATCCGGGATGCCGAACTGTTCCGGATGGCGGGTCCAGCGCCCGACAGCTCCCGCTTGCACGGGCTCCCTCACCTCCGCGTAGGTGGGGGAATAAACCCCGCGTTCCGCCGCCCGCAGGCGATAGTCCGCCACCTGCGGCGACTCCGGCAGCCCCAGGAAATCCAGCACCTCCCGCGCCACCTCGCCATGGTCGGCCACCAGACGCTCGTAGCGGATCTCCAAGAAGCCTTCGTCCAATAGGTCGCGCAGGCGCAGCCAGATTTCCATGCAACGCGAGAAGCAGTGCCAGGACTGTCCCCACTCGAGGAAATGGACCGAGACGTTGTTGACCGGCAATTCCTGCATGAAGCAGGACAGCAGCACGTCCTTCGGCTCGCGCAGGCAAAAGAGCACGCGGCCCTCCGGCAGCACGTTGAGGAAATGGCCGAGCAGTGGGGTGAGCGCGGGGTTTTTATCGATCAGCACGCGATCGCCGAGCGGCCCCACATTGCCCTCGTGCAGCCGCCAGTAACGTTCCGCCAGACGCTTGGACTGGGGCGGCTCACTCCAGTCCGGCGGCCCGGCCCTGTGCGAATCCCATTGCGGCGCGATGATGAAGTCGCTGAAAACCGGTGCCTCGCTGGAGACCACCACCCGCTCGTGGCTTCCGAGGATGACCTCCAGCAACGTCGTTCCCGAGCGCGGAAAACCGGTAATCAATCCCAGCGATTGGGCGCTGCTTCCCTGCCGCTCCCGCCAGCTCCGCAAGTTCTCCCGGGTCAAGGTACGGACTTGCTCCAGCAACCCGTCCAAGGATCGCGTGCTTTGTTCCAAGGTGGCGCGGTGGGCGGCCAGCAGCGGCTGCTTGGCCAAGCGCAGCGCCGGAAATACCTCTGCGAAACGTCCGAGTTTCTGGCAACACGCGGCCCGCGCATAGTGAACGGCACTGGCCATGGAGTCGTCACTCGCACCTCTCTCTAACAAGAGTTCCAAGGCCGTGAGCGACTCTTCGGCATTCTCCGCGCGTCGGCTCATCAGCTTGGCCCGGAGCAACTGCAATTCGGGCAGCGGCCCGAATCGCTGGAGCCCTTCCGTGAGCATCTCCTGCGCTTCGTCGGTTCGCCCGGCGCGATCGAGTGCCACCACCAGACCGGCGATGTG containing:
- a CDS encoding tetratricopeptide repeat-containing sulfotransferase family protein, encoding MNRKAVQLWERRDHDGALREFRQLALRTRTAVAWVDYAKALALTWQGCRAAEAFGTARRVGPAAAVDQAAANCLLGMRRYDLALEFLERVRAAGQAQAPHIAGLVVALDRAGRTDEAQEMLTEGLQRFGPLPELQLLRAKLMSRRAENAEESLTALELLLERGASDDSMASAVHYARAACCQKLGRFAEVFPALRLAKQPLLAAHRATLEQSTRSLDGLLEQVRTLTRENLRSWRERQGSSAQSLGLITGFPRSGTTLLEVILGSHERVVVSSEAPVFSDFIIAPQWDSHRAGPPDWSEPPQSKRLAERYWRLHEGNVGPLGDRVLIDKNPALTPLLGHFLNVLPEGRVLFCLREPKDVLLSCFMQELPVNNVSVHFLEWGQSWHCFSRCMEIWLRLRDLLDEGFLEIRYERLVADHGEVAREVLDFLGLPESPQVADYRLRAAERGVYSPTYAEVREPVQAGAVGRWTRHPEQFGIPDGVPLDSPLGRELGY
- a CDS encoding HAD-IA family hydrolase — translated: MFPTSRHLVGVRFPQWSAVGPGTIGGVVDFMRGHESWRLITENDSFGEMEAVKIDKDWRGDGLILFRATERELASYRERGMAVVLTSTEGPDLGYPRVVPDNPEIGRLAARHLIECQLAHFAFLARGETFYREEQFAPGLRVYARQRLKGFRAGLLEYQHEPVVHYLRGRPLWESHGWREVQTEVMAFLESLPQPSGLFVADDSLAAVVLRAADMLGRQVPEQLAVIGYGDDPNYCFATFPALSSIEHPAREIGRQAAELLRRQMVGETVEPGARIVPVGRVVPRESSDMLAITDPEIRELVRHIRLRAPHEAVRVAELADLTSLSMTTIKERFAAALGHGPKEEIQRVRVRHLKHLLGDPSLTLAEIARRMQFGSAHELSRFFLAETGQRPSDFRAASDAPATHVAERAVVFDMDGTLFDTEPVYCRAYRQAFARQGGELTTEEYFRELIGRSNDDIEDYLAAKAPSGFDLAGFRAGWREEWRVLIHEEPPTPLPGVTGLLEELLEAGVPVALASSSDREDIDLCLHASGLARYFTIRAAGDEVVAGKPAPDLYLLACRRLGIGPTRCLAIEDSRHGVAAALAAGLVVAQVTPSGESSRDGVRGVVSLTELLSGEWQALVPNGR
- a CDS encoding NAD(P)/FAD-dependent oxidoreductase: MAATNKEVSRVLIIGGGFAGLECARTLAGDSRFSVTLVDRTNHHLFQPLLYQVATASLAAPDIARSIRQILADAPNVTVLMDEITALDTVAKTAAGSSGTHYEFDYLLLAAGAQTSFFGKKEWAQHTLGLKSLADAQAVRRTVLSNLERAELSTDEVERKRLMTVAIVGGGPTGVELAGAFADLVHRSLKSNFRRIDTSTLRVILIEGSARVLEAFDEDQSEYARQRLKTLGVEVWTGMRVDDVQHGRLHFTDGTQLESEAIIWAAGVEANPLTAMLGVPLADRAGRVTPNPDLSLPGLPHVFVAGDLVRMNDGDDKPVPGLAPAATQMGRHIAKLLKAQADGRPRDQFYYYDKGFMAIIGKNHAVVKAGKMRMRGFLAWCAWLFIHIAFLIGFRNRLSVLLGWAFAYLRDNPEARIIVHPPGITPKG